From Mumia flava, one genomic window encodes:
- a CDS encoding HNH endonuclease, with amino-acid sequence DADRTALLLNGTTTGPTPIADVLNVGRTQRLATKKQRRAVRARQHGRCANPGCSHTVLEFHHVAWWTRDGGPTDLHNIIGLCPRCHARVHTGTLTIEPDGHRGFTFTTTNRAQHKRRLEDHARIQREKLRTFLRRLTRDAGLTPTRPTTGTGVSPGANPGPKVSTTPRFEEWTGSPSPAATRATRPDGTGTPPRAGEDQTPPPRTSGQTSTEPPPRPKTLQLRPRIHART; translated from the coding sequence GACGCCGACCGCACCGCCCTGCTGCTGAACGGCACCACCACCGGCCCCACCCCGATCGCCGACGTCCTCAACGTCGGACGCACCCAACGCCTCGCGACCAAGAAACAACGCCGCGCCGTCCGCGCCCGCCAACACGGCCGCTGCGCCAACCCCGGCTGCTCGCACACCGTCCTGGAGTTCCACCACGTCGCCTGGTGGACCCGCGACGGCGGCCCCACCGACCTGCACAACATCATCGGCCTCTGCCCCCGCTGCCACGCCCGGGTCCACACCGGCACCCTCACCATCGAACCTGACGGCCACCGCGGGTTCACCTTCACCACCACCAACCGCGCCCAGCACAAACGCCGACTCGAAGACCACGCACGCATCCAGCGCGAGAAGCTCCGCACCTTCCTCCGCCGCCTCACCCGCGACGCCGGCCTCACCCCCACGCGGCCGACCACCGGCACCGGTGTCAGCCCTGGCGCCAACCCTGGCCCGAAGGTGAGCACGACGCCGAGGTTCGAGGAGTGGACTGGGTCTCCGAGCCCCGCCGCCACCAGGGCCACGCGCCCCGACGGAACGGGGACGCCGCCACGAGCAGGCGAAGACCAGACACCGCCACCGAGGACGTCCGGCCAAACCAGCACCGAACCACCGCCCAGGCCGAAGACCCTGCAGCTCCGCCCCCGCATCCACGCCCGCACCTAG